In Lacibacter sp. H375, one DNA window encodes the following:
- a CDS encoding glycoside hydrolase family 3 C-terminal domain-containing protein has product MKNRIVALSIVVFTMISSAKETRSQTVSPPVKSLSSKYDAEIDKLISKMTLEEKIGMLHGNSMFSTGGVKRLGIPELKMADGPLGVREEISRDNWSAAGWDNDFATYYPASGALAATWNTKMAYTFGNSVGQELRARGKDMLLSPAINIVRTPLGGRTYEYLTEDPFLNKKMALQLVIGLQNNDVMACIKHFAANNQETNRDFYDVQMDERTLREIYLPAFEAAVKEAKAYSIMGAYNKFRGEYLCENDYMLNKILRNEWGFKGIVVSDWAAVHSTVKSLKNGLDIEMGTPKPFNEFFLADKLIAAAKAGEISEAEINIHVKRILRTLFQVKAMGAKDRVKGSIATEAHYQDAYRIASEAVVLLKNENNALPIKLGGIKSIAVIGNNATKKNALGGFGAGVKTKREITPLEGLKNRLPGSIKINYAEGYLERYEEKKSGKLGDITLSGPVTIDQLDPVKLQEAIEAAKNSDMVIVFAGSNRDYETEASDRRNLKLPFGQEELIKKILEVNPKTIVVLIGGAPFDIDEIGKKTSALVWSWFNGSEGGNALADVLLGNVNPSGKLPWTMPKNINESPAHATNSFPGDKTLTYNEGILVGYRWFDTKKIEPLYPFGYGLSYTDFSISNFTTDKKSYGKGETIRAKCTIKNNGSRYGAEVAQLYVSDPVCSVLRPEKELKAFEKVFLKPGESKTIELTIKVADLAFYDEIKKGWNLEAGEFVLHIGNSSRNISKSVKISVK; this is encoded by the coding sequence ATGAAAAATAGAATAGTCGCCTTGAGTATTGTTGTTTTTACAATGATTAGTAGTGCAAAGGAAACCCGTTCTCAAACAGTATCGCCTCCTGTAAAGTCATTAAGCTCTAAGTATGATGCTGAAATTGATAAATTAATTTCAAAGATGACACTGGAAGAAAAAATAGGCATGTTACATGGCAATAGTATGTTTTCAACCGGTGGGGTAAAACGTTTAGGAATTCCGGAATTAAAAATGGCCGATGGACCATTGGGGGTTCGTGAAGAAATTTCCAGAGACAATTGGTCTGCGGCTGGTTGGGATAATGATTTTGCAACTTATTATCCAGCCTCCGGAGCTTTAGCCGCCACATGGAATACGAAAATGGCTTACACGTTTGGCAATAGTGTGGGACAAGAATTGCGTGCAAGAGGCAAAGACATGTTGCTTTCGCCGGCAATTAATATTGTTAGAACACCGCTGGGTGGTAGAACTTATGAATATTTAACTGAAGATCCATTTTTGAATAAAAAGATGGCTTTGCAGTTAGTAATAGGATTACAAAACAACGATGTAATGGCTTGCATCAAACACTTTGCAGCCAACAACCAGGAAACTAATCGTGATTTTTATGATGTTCAGATGGATGAACGAACCCTTCGTGAAATTTATTTACCGGCATTTGAAGCAGCCGTAAAAGAAGCCAAAGCATATAGTATCATGGGTGCCTACAACAAATTCAGAGGCGAGTATTTATGTGAGAATGATTATATGCTCAACAAAATATTAAGAAATGAATGGGGTTTCAAAGGCATTGTTGTTTCCGATTGGGCTGCAGTTCATAGCACCGTAAAATCTTTGAAAAACGGGTTGGATATTGAAATGGGAACACCCAAACCTTTCAACGAGTTTTTCCTTGCCGATAAACTAATTGCTGCTGCAAAGGCTGGCGAAATTTCGGAAGCAGAAATTAATATACACGTAAAAAGAATTTTGCGCACTTTATTTCAGGTAAAGGCAATGGGAGCTAAGGACAGGGTGAAAGGCAGCATTGCTACAGAGGCACATTACCAGGATGCTTACAGAATTGCTTCTGAAGCGGTGGTATTGTTAAAAAATGAAAACAATGCATTGCCAATAAAATTAGGTGGTATAAAATCTATTGCTGTGATTGGAAATAATGCAACAAAAAAAAATGCATTGGGCGGTTTTGGTGCCGGAGTAAAAACAAAAAGAGAAATCACACCGTTAGAAGGGTTAAAAAACAGGTTGCCTGGTTCGATAAAAATAAATTATGCCGAAGGTTATTTAGAACGTTATGAAGAAAAAAAATCAGGTAAACTAGGTGATATTACGTTGAGTGGTCCTGTAACCATTGATCAATTAGACCCTGTTAAATTACAAGAAGCTATTGAAGCTGCTAAAAATTCAGATATGGTGATTGTTTTTGCAGGCTCTAATCGTGACTACGAAACCGAAGCATCTGACCGTCGAAATTTAAAGCTTCCTTTTGGGCAAGAAGAGCTGATAAAAAAAATATTGGAAGTAAATCCAAAAACCATTGTGGTTTTGATTGGTGGAGCTCCTTTTGATATAGACGAAATAGGCAAAAAAACTTCGGCTTTAGTTTGGAGTTGGTTCAATGGTTCTGAAGGTGGAAATGCTTTGGCAGATGTATTGTTAGGAAATGTAAATCCTTCAGGCAAACTACCATGGACAATGCCAAAAAACATTAACGAATCGCCTGCGCATGCAACCAATAGTTTTCCGGGAGATAAAACGCTTACATACAACGAAGGGATTTTGGTAGGTTACCGGTGGTTTGATACAAAAAAAATTGAACCTCTTTATCCATTTGGTTACGGCCTTTCTTACACTGATTTTTCTATCAGCAATTTTACTACCGACAAAAAGAGTTACGGAAAAGGAGAAACCATCCGTGCAAAATGTACAATAAAAAATAATGGCTCACGCTATGGAGCTGAGGTCGCACAGTTGTATGTAAGCGATCCGGTTTGTTCTGTACTGCGTCCAGAAAAAGAACTCAAAGCTTTTGAAAAAGTTTTTCTAAAGCCAGGCGAATCGAAAACAATTGAGCTGACTATCAAAGTTGCTGATCTCGCTTTTTACGACGAAATAAAAAAAGGCTGGAACCTTGAAGCAGGCGAATTTGTATTGCACATCGGAAATTCATCACGCAATATTTCAAAATCAGTAAAAATTTCAGTTAAATAA
- a CDS encoding sialate O-acetylesterase has translation MKKIARTGIVLLTTFFYQSLSCAQITLPKVFGDSMILQRDVAIPVWGQAVPGTSVIAQLGKIRVATKADSKGKWMIRFPKFKAGGPYTLKISEQGKKNNDIELKGILIGDVWLASGQSNMEWQVQQSKDAQNEIAKANYPNIRFLFVEHDIKLTPQSDIAAGQWKTCDTNNVKQFSAVAYYFARKIHKEQNVPIGIIQSTWGGTPVESWTSRDMLLSSPITKNTMLANDTLTTQHFVNDTMNMNRFWDIVFNPQNNADKTIPSPDYNDASWSAVGMPRLVKDFGIGNYEGIMWMRKKITLPASFAGKDLVLNIGHPEMNYSLYFNGVEICKTIWNNNAKQSYTIPASIVKNGENTISLRIAMLWGGGGLNPPADNIYITDGNTKVSLAGSWLYNKDIEPLMPKIRNYHYYPSLLFNAMINPVIPYGINGFIWYQGEANDGDAYNYRKLFPMMINDWRQRWQLGNLPFLYVQLANFKRAKDLPSESEWAELREAQTMTLSLPNTAMACIIDIGDADDIHPINKQEVGRRLALNANKLVYKQNNIASGPLYKSFKKEGNRIRISFTNTGTGLSTKDDTEIKGFAIAGKDKQFYWANAVIKGNEVVVYCDKVAEPEAVRYAWADNPVCNLINKEGLPAIPFRTDTWKGITQK, from the coding sequence ATGAAAAAAATTGCAAGAACAGGGATTGTATTGCTTACAACTTTTTTTTATCAATCGTTAAGTTGTGCTCAAATAACATTGCCAAAAGTATTTGGCGATAGTATGATTTTGCAAAGGGATGTAGCCATCCCTGTGTGGGGACAAGCTGTTCCGGGCACATCGGTTATTGCACAACTCGGAAAAATTCGTGTTGCTACAAAAGCAGATAGCAAAGGAAAATGGATGATTCGTTTTCCAAAATTTAAAGCAGGTGGTCCTTATACTCTTAAAATTTCTGAACAAGGAAAAAAGAATAATGATATTGAGTTGAAAGGAATATTAATTGGTGATGTATGGCTGGCTTCCGGTCAATCAAATATGGAATGGCAGGTGCAACAATCGAAAGATGCACAAAATGAAATTGCAAAAGCAAATTATCCAAACATCCGGTTTCTATTTGTTGAGCATGATATTAAACTTACTCCTCAATCAGATATTGCAGCCGGTCAATGGAAAACATGCGATACAAATAATGTAAAACAGTTCTCTGCTGTTGCCTATTATTTTGCCCGTAAAATTCACAAAGAACAAAACGTACCCATCGGTATTATTCAAAGCACTTGGGGTGGCACACCGGTAGAATCGTGGACAAGCAGGGATATGTTGCTTTCATCGCCAATAACAAAAAACACAATGCTTGCCAATGATACGCTTACCACACAGCATTTTGTAAATGACACGATGAATATGAATCGTTTTTGGGATATTGTTTTTAATCCCCAGAACAATGCTGATAAAACAATTCCTTCACCGGATTATAATGACGCAAGTTGGTCGGCAGTAGGGATGCCACGCCTGGTTAAAGATTTTGGGATTGGAAATTATGAAGGGATCATGTGGATGCGGAAGAAAATTACATTGCCAGCATCTTTTGCAGGAAAAGATCTGGTGCTGAATATTGGCCACCCCGAAATGAATTACTCACTTTATTTCAATGGCGTTGAAATATGCAAAACGATATGGAATAATAACGCAAAACAATCTTATACTATTCCTGCCAGTATAGTGAAGAATGGAGAAAACACAATTTCACTACGCATAGCGATGCTATGGGGTGGTGGTGGATTAAATCCTCCTGCAGATAATATTTATATCACTGACGGTAACACCAAAGTTTCGTTAGCAGGAAGCTGGTTGTATAACAAAGATATTGAGCCGTTGATGCCCAAGATCCGTAACTACCATTATTATCCTTCATTATTGTTTAATGCTATGATCAATCCGGTGATCCCATATGGCATCAACGGATTTATCTGGTACCAGGGAGAAGCAAATGATGGCGATGCATACAATTACCGTAAACTATTTCCGATGATGATTAATGATTGGAGACAACGCTGGCAGCTGGGTAACCTTCCTTTTTTATATGTTCAATTGGCCAACTTCAAAAGAGCAAAAGACCTTCCTTCTGAAAGTGAGTGGGCTGAATTAAGAGAAGCGCAAACAATGACTTTATCACTGCCCAATACTGCAATGGCGTGTATTATAGATATTGGTGATGCTGATGATATTCATCCAATCAATAAACAGGAAGTGGGCCGTCGCCTGGCTTTAAATGCAAACAAGCTGGTATATAAACAAAACAATATCGCATCAGGTCCATTATATAAAAGTTTTAAAAAAGAAGGGAATCGAATTCGTATCAGTTTTACCAATACCGGCACCGGTCTTTCAACAAAAGATGATACAGAAATTAAAGGATTTGCCATTGCAGGCAAAGACAAACAGTTTTACTGGGCTAATGCTGTTATCAAGGGAAATGAAGTTGTGGTTTATTGTGATAAGGTGGCTGAACCTGAAGCTGTGCGTTATGCATGGGCCGATAACCCGGTTTGTAACCTCATTAATAAAGAAGGATTACCTGCCATTCCTTTTAGAACAGATACTTGGAAGGGAATTACTCAAAAGTGA
- a CDS encoding sugar-binding domain-containing protein: MKIKLSTIICVLLFHSLIARQNFPYQNSVERKQLFDYNWKFFLGDTASAKSKDFNDKNWRSLDLPHDWSIEGKINLKNPAGGGGGYFPAGVGWYRKTFHVPNEWRGKRVSIYFEGVYMNSEVFVNGKSLGIYPYGYSSFSYDLSAYLNVGNENVISVRVDNSKQMNSRWYSGSGIYRHVWMMVTDPVHVKHWGVAITTPDVSSSKATVQVKTIVKNEISSTQSIVLKTLLWNKNFKTAGNNQTRIELAANSEKEITQTIIVTDPFLWTPETPHLYSAQVQVIKNKKVVDDTKTNFGIRSIKFRPENGFQLNGKTVKLNGGCVHHDNGCIGAAAFDRAEERKVELLKAAGFNAVRTSHNPPSEAFLNACDKLGLLVMDESFDCWKVGKNKFDYAMYFNQWWQRDIGAMIMRDQNHPSIIIWSIGNEIPERGSAEAITTATMLSDAIKKIDQTRPVTSAIVVNEKKWEAYDSLMAVHDVAGYNYHLYSAPEDHKRVPSRIIVHTESYPKDAFANWKLVQENNYVIGDFVWTAMDYLGESGIGRWYYSGDVPGEHWENDFFPWHGAYCGDIDLIGWRKPISHYRSMLYNNTEKLYMAVREPNPDPLEIKTTWWSVWPTWESWTWPEYVGKEMQVEVYSKYPGVRLYLNDKIVGEKPTTKEQEFKATFSLPYSPGILKAVAVENNKEIESTILQTSGDAAKIKLMADRKEIEANGQDLIYVTIELTDKNGIFQPNASNCLNFKIDGPGIIAGIDNADIKDTDPYTGDTRKAWHGRALVVIRSSRNIGDIKFTVGSPGLEDATLTIKTVVEKK; the protein is encoded by the coding sequence ATGAAGATAAAACTATCGACAATTATTTGTGTCCTGTTATTTCATTCGCTCATTGCCCGGCAAAACTTTCCATATCAGAACAGCGTTGAACGAAAGCAATTATTCGATTATAACTGGAAATTCTTTTTGGGCGACACGGCATCTGCCAAGTCAAAAGATTTTAATGATAAAAATTGGCGAAGTCTTGATCTGCCACACGATTGGAGTATCGAAGGAAAAATAAATCTTAAAAACCCTGCAGGTGGTGGAGGTGGATATTTTCCTGCGGGAGTAGGATGGTACCGCAAAACCTTTCATGTGCCCAATGAATGGAGAGGCAAAAGAGTGTCCATTTATTTTGAAGGAGTTTATATGAATTCTGAAGTTTTTGTCAATGGAAAATCGCTTGGCATATATCCGTATGGTTATTCATCTTTTAGTTATGATCTTTCAGCTTATCTGAATGTTGGTAATGAAAATGTGATATCAGTAAGGGTAGATAATTCAAAGCAAATGAACAGCAGGTGGTATAGTGGCTCAGGTATCTATCGCCATGTCTGGATGATGGTTACCGATCCTGTGCACGTGAAGCATTGGGGTGTTGCAATTACAACTCCCGATGTTAGTTCAAGTAAAGCAACTGTGCAGGTGAAAACAATCGTAAAAAATGAAATATCTTCAACACAGAGCATTGTACTTAAAACCCTTCTTTGGAATAAAAATTTTAAAACTGCAGGAAATAATCAAACAAGAATAGAATTAGCTGCGAATAGTGAGAAGGAAATTACGCAGACAATAATAGTAACGGATCCTTTTTTATGGACACCTGAAACACCTCATTTATATTCGGCCCAGGTACAGGTAATAAAAAACAAAAAAGTAGTTGACGATACTAAAACCAATTTTGGTATTCGCTCCATAAAATTTAGACCTGAAAATGGTTTCCAGCTAAATGGCAAAACAGTAAAACTTAACGGGGGCTGTGTTCACCATGATAATGGTTGCATCGGCGCAGCAGCTTTCGATCGTGCAGAAGAACGCAAAGTTGAATTGCTTAAGGCTGCCGGTTTTAATGCAGTAAGAACTTCTCACAACCCACCATCCGAAGCATTTCTCAACGCCTGCGATAAACTGGGTTTGTTGGTAATGGATGAATCATTCGATTGTTGGAAAGTTGGTAAAAACAAATTTGATTATGCCATGTATTTTAATCAATGGTGGCAACGTGATATAGGAGCAATGATCATGCGTGACCAAAATCATCCTTCAATTATAATATGGAGTATTGGTAATGAAATTCCTGAAAGAGGAAGTGCCGAAGCCATTACAACTGCCACAATGCTTTCAGATGCAATTAAGAAGATTGATCAAACACGCCCTGTAACATCAGCAATTGTAGTGAATGAAAAGAAATGGGAAGCATATGATTCGCTGATGGCAGTGCATGATGTTGCAGGTTACAATTATCATTTGTACAGTGCACCGGAAGATCATAAAAGAGTTCCTTCACGTATCATAGTTCATACAGAATCGTATCCCAAAGATGCTTTTGCTAATTGGAAATTGGTACAGGAGAATAACTATGTGATTGGTGATTTTGTTTGGACGGCAATGGATTATCTCGGTGAGTCAGGAATAGGACGGTGGTACTATTCGGGTGATGTGCCGGGTGAGCATTGGGAGAATGATTTTTTTCCATGGCATGGTGCTTATTGTGGAGATATTGATTTAATAGGATGGAGAAAACCTATATCACATTACCGAAGTATGTTGTATAATAATACAGAGAAACTATATATGGCTGTTCGTGAGCCCAATCCGGATCCGTTGGAAATTAAAACTACCTGGTGGTCGGTGTGGCCAACATGGGAGAGTTGGACATGGCCAGAGTATGTCGGAAAAGAAATGCAGGTAGAAGTTTATTCAAAATATCCCGGCGTGCGGCTTTACCTGAATGACAAAATTGTTGGTGAAAAACCAACAACCAAAGAACAGGAGTTTAAAGCTACATTTTCATTGCCCTATTCGCCCGGTATACTTAAAGCTGTTGCTGTAGAAAATAATAAAGAGATTGAATCAACCATTCTGCAAACTTCCGGTGATGCAGCAAAAATTAAACTCATGGCAGACCGGAAAGAAATAGAAGCCAATGGGCAGGACTTGATATATGTTACAATTGAATTAACAGACAAGAATGGAATATTTCAACCAAATGCCTCAAACTGTTTGAATTTTAAAATTGATGGGCCAGGTATTATTGCAGGAATAGATAATGCTGACATCAAAGACACCGATCCATATACTGGTGATACACGAAAGGCATGGCATGGACGAGCATTAGTTGTAATAAGAAGTTCTCGTAACATTGGTGATATTAAATTTACCGTTGGTTCTCCTGGTTTAGAAGATGCTACATTAACGATTAAAACGGTAGTTGAAAAAAAATAG
- a CDS encoding SusC/RagA family TonB-linked outer membrane protein produces the protein MFSLSATKGLVLSLIFLMSLPFVLSAQDITGKVISKSDGQPVQAASVQVKGTNKGTYTGNAGQFSLSAKTGDVLLLTAAGFLETEITVNGSTTITIELDINPKSLNEVVVTALGVKKETKRITYSIQDVKTSELVKAREPNAVNSLKGKVAGLNVNVNNELLRAPSINFRGEGNILFVVDGVPITTDTWNISPDDIESYTMLKGQTASALYGALARNGAIIINTKKGSKDKRGFSIEFNSSTMFEKGFLAFPLYQDEYGPGSRGKYAFVNGLGGGLNDNDYDVWGPRFQGQLIPQYDGIRTPGQTYTTTFADGSSITGNIKPTPWVARGKENFRRFLETGVLSTNHVAIGATGDKYNVRFGVGHTYQKAIVPNMGLNTTNFNLSAGYEFNSKIKLTADINYSRQYSPNFPDVNYGPNSMIYNMVIWAGADWNVDDMRNYWQEGKIGTQQIYAEYQRYNNPWFMVKEWLRPHYKNDVYGYLSLNWKVAKGVELMYRPGISTYNIFRQEKMPYSAGSYGRDERMGDYREDTRMFFEANNELQVKYNSKFFNNFLSVDGFVGGNVRTARYNGTFASTDYLNIPGLYTLANSLRAPRIASVAAEGLTLSTYGSFDLGLSKYAVVGITGRYDKQSTLPLQNNSYFYPSVGVSTVISDYIDNLPKVVSFLKLRGSYAEGRSAGLNAFVGQPSVGIGTGQGYGQQYYSPLNMGLYELTSIGYSIANTGTYNNTLGASYANGLLNPELVADNRKTTEVGLDIRFLKNRIGLDVTWFRSISELLTQRSDIISQSSGYNSVTDNYGKVQNMGWEVMINANVIAKKDFQWNVNVNWSTFKRTWKEHPNPNFWSKNGSRVDLIYQEGFIKTPDGQLVHGADGIPMRFRDAGAGAARRIMGHADPDWSWGVINSFTYKGFRLNFQFDGVVGGVFHDYVRQKMLQGGRHIETATGLWGQHRPNDVTGGSFVAPGVTLTGGAIQLDPNTGEILNYKQLTAVPNTKVTTVQSYVSRYAGLEELNIIDKTFAKLREVTLTYQLPASLIGKSVIKKAEVSLVCRNVYLFFNKRYKDVDPDQYTQDGGSGLQTPTTRRFGFNINLTF, from the coding sequence ATGTTTTCACTATCAGCAACCAAAGGATTAGTGTTATCGCTGATCTTTCTAATGAGCCTTCCTTTTGTGTTATCTGCACAGGATATTACAGGCAAAGTCATTTCTAAATCAGATGGGCAGCCTGTACAGGCTGCATCAGTACAAGTAAAGGGAACGAACAAAGGGACGTACACTGGTAATGCTGGCCAGTTTTCACTCTCGGCAAAAACCGGTGATGTACTGTTACTAACTGCAGCAGGGTTTTTGGAAACAGAAATTACAGTTAACGGAAGCACTACAATCACAATTGAACTGGACATTAATCCAAAATCACTAAATGAAGTAGTGGTAACAGCGTTGGGTGTTAAGAAAGAAACCAAGCGTATTACATACTCAATTCAGGATGTAAAGACATCTGAACTGGTGAAGGCAAGAGAGCCAAATGCTGTGAACAGTTTAAAGGGAAAAGTAGCAGGTTTAAACGTAAACGTAAACAACGAGTTGTTGCGTGCACCTTCTATCAACTTTCGTGGCGAAGGAAATATTTTATTTGTTGTAGATGGTGTACCTATTACAACTGATACATGGAATATCAGTCCCGATGATATTGAAAGTTATACAATGCTGAAAGGGCAAACAGCATCTGCATTATATGGTGCCCTTGCACGTAACGGCGCCATCATCATCAATACAAAAAAAGGAAGCAAGGATAAAAGAGGTTTTTCTATTGAGTTCAACTCAAGTACCATGTTTGAAAAAGGCTTTCTTGCATTTCCACTTTACCAGGACGAATATGGACCTGGTTCAAGAGGTAAGTATGCATTTGTAAACGGTCTTGGTGGTGGATTGAATGATAATGACTATGATGTGTGGGGTCCACGTTTTCAAGGTCAGCTTATACCTCAATACGATGGTATCCGCACACCGGGTCAAACATATACTACCACGTTTGCTGACGGTTCAAGTATTACCGGTAACATTAAACCTACTCCGTGGGTTGCAAGAGGTAAAGAGAACTTCAGACGTTTTCTTGAAACGGGTGTACTCAGTACAAACCACGTTGCTATTGGTGCAACAGGTGATAAATACAATGTGCGTTTTGGTGTAGGGCATACTTATCAGAAAGCAATTGTGCCAAACATGGGTTTGAATACAACCAACTTTAATTTAAGTGCAGGGTATGAATTCAACAGCAAAATAAAATTAACAGCTGATATCAATTACAGCCGTCAGTACTCACCCAATTTTCCGGACGTTAACTATGGCCCCAATAGCATGATCTACAACATGGTGATCTGGGCAGGTGCCGATTGGAATGTTGATGATATGAGAAACTATTGGCAGGAAGGCAAGATCGGTACACAACAGATCTATGCCGAATACCAACGTTACAACAATCCATGGTTCATGGTTAAGGAATGGTTACGTCCGCATTATAAGAATGATGTGTATGGCTATCTTTCATTGAACTGGAAAGTAGCAAAGGGAGTTGAATTAATGTATCGTCCTGGCATTTCAACTTATAATATTTTCCGCCAAGAAAAAATGCCATATTCTGCAGGTTCTTATGGCCGTGATGAAAGAATGGGCGACTATCGTGAAGACACACGCATGTTTTTTGAAGCCAACAACGAACTTCAGGTGAAATACAATTCCAAATTCTTCAACAACTTTTTAAGTGTGGATGGTTTTGTAGGAGGTAATGTTCGCACTGCACGTTACAATGGAACATTTGCAAGTACCGATTATCTTAACATTCCCGGTTTATACACATTAGCCAATTCTTTGCGTGCTCCACGTATAGCTTCAGTTGCCGCAGAAGGTTTAACGTTGAGTACCTATGGTTCATTTGACCTTGGTTTAAGTAAGTATGCTGTTGTGGGTATTACCGGACGTTACGATAAACAAAGTACGCTGCCTTTACAAAACAACAGTTATTTCTATCCATCAGTAGGTGTGTCAACAGTTATTTCAGATTATATTGACAACTTACCTAAAGTAGTTTCATTTTTAAAACTGAGAGGCTCATATGCTGAAGGAAGAAGTGCAGGTTTGAATGCATTTGTTGGTCAGCCTTCTGTCGGTATTGGTACAGGACAAGGTTATGGTCAGCAATATTATTCACCTCTCAACATGGGTTTGTATGAACTCACATCAATTGGTTACAGCATTGCTAATACTGGAACATATAATAATACATTAGGTGCAAGCTATGCAAATGGGTTATTGAATCCTGAGTTGGTTGCTGATAACAGGAAAACAACTGAAGTTGGTTTAGATATTCGCTTTCTGAAAAACAGAATCGGGTTAGATGTAACGTGGTTCCGTTCAATCAGTGAATTACTTACACAACGTTCTGATATCATTTCTCAATCATCAGGTTATAACAGTGTAACAGATAACTACGGCAAAGTGCAGAACATGGGTTGGGAAGTAATGATCAATGCCAATGTTATTGCTAAGAAAGATTTCCAATGGAATGTGAACGTGAATTGGTCAACATTTAAACGTACATGGAAAGAACATCCAAATCCAAACTTCTGGAGTAAGAATGGTTCACGTGTTGATCTCATTTACCAGGAAGGGTTCATCAAAACACCAGATGGTCAATTGGTTCATGGTGCTGATGGTATACCGATGCGTTTCAGAGATGCAGGCGCAGGTGCGGCAAGAAGAATAATGGGACACGCTGATCCTGACTGGAGCTGGGGTGTAATCAATTCATTTACTTATAAAGGATTCCGTTTAAACTTTCAGTTTGATGGTGTAGTTGGTGGTGTGTTTCATGATTACGTTCGTCAGAAAATGTTGCAAGGTGGTCGTCATATCGAAACTGCAACAGGCTTATGGGGACAACACCGTCCAAATGATGTAACCGGTGGTTCATTTGTGGCACCTGGTGTTACATTAACCGGTGGTGCAATTCAGTTAGATCCTAACACAGGAGAGATCCTTAACTACAAACAACTCACTGCTGTACCAAATACAAAAGTAACAACTGTTCAAAGTTATGTGAGCCGTTATGCCGGGTTGGAAGAGTTGAACATTATTGATAAAACGTTTGCCAAGTTAAGAGAGGTAACACTTACCTATCAATTACCTGCTTCACTGATTGGGAAATCGGTTATCAAAAAAGCAGAAGTATCATTAGTGTGCCGCAACGTGTATCTGTTCTTTAACAAACGTTACAAAGACGTGGACCCTGATCAGTATACACAGGATGGAGGTTCTGGTTTGCAAACACCAACCACACGCCGCTTTGGTTTCAACATCAACCTTACTTTCTAA